From Polyangiaceae bacterium, a single genomic window includes:
- a CDS encoding zinc-ribbon domain-containing protein, whose amino-acid sequence MFKVECPGCKAPYQVDERRVPPSGLKMRCPKCGTTFKVEPPAVDNRRTGPSPVLGASLGMDSGPSQPPPVPHRSRKPTQVGVGVGVAGLGLGTAKPALPRPGGPAAKPPIPKPAAPKPALPDVDFDELDLPAVGQRRDAADLPAPARKPQADLPAAAPPRPGVSTGPRPPMESFGEVDLPSLGGSGARAGIDLGVDLPAVGRGAAQPDFELNADLPAVGGGKPRGASFDADLPSVGGGRDFDLPSPAGGGADLPSPGRGFGDIDLPSVGGGGDLPSLSSSDLPAVGGRGGFDLPSPRGNDLPTRGGDLPAVARGGRGGIDLPSPAAGLPSLGGDLPSPAASLPSPAAGLPQVAAGLPQTAAGLPQTAAGLPVVGGNLPTPHSGAFGEIDLGGSVPPPRASMDSLPEIGSTPPPPGASPRGSMPSDPFGEDPFGAPPRDSDPFGAPPPRDSFGAPPPRDSFGAPPPRDSFGAPAPDSFGSHASDEGFDDFGGPSSAPTSDNAITRQAGGGVSYGEVNLGDEGGMGSPVGIEGGGEDDMEFGAIPQEDQPRPKPAQQPAGTHVQLQVANATAEAPPRRGKGRIFLGLAVVGLLGGGALALVPNVGPFGAYWILDQVKSGEYKQLVQTTVKNTRAEMAKDTFASATTAFDAVDRTRAQQERVKPLAAYTAFTGFLSSLRFGVDAKVTARAKVLLQELKDATDVDQLELARAAEAASDGNLARARQVFTRISQQDPQNIDALAALGEVELLAQDAKAATDVWSKAVQVEQSPRTEFGLARAKLLGGDTKGAEEQAAKVLKQNAEHVGARILLARAAWTEHNEDKALELLSFLDKAGNPASPSEVVDGETLRGDIHLSRSRITHAEKAYQKALTISPKAAGALAGLGDALYRSGRFSEALARFKAGVEADPDNVVASIGIAKTQIALERLEDAKAILKKLAVAHPDDARVGLWLAKAEDALGNRQEAEAAYKKAIATGKNEVAVVDAYIGLAMLMSQQGRNEEAEEQLAAAQKKMPSSPAIFKALGEVSLAQGRYEEAVKQFQKALSLDKKDIGAQFRLGVAFRRNREFDASRKQFDAVAEVDREYPGLALERGLLFEAAGQSEEALKEYEAALAKAPEDPDLKLRVGCGKVSAGRGAQAEKILKEVLQVRPTSAETNHCLGRALLLKGNSLAEALKSLERARDLDPNRAEYHLYVGWAANEAGNPRKAEEALAKALELDQGLADAYWQRGVLRYRQGAVKDAIVDLQKALELRPTRYEAHADLAEAYDALGQERDAMEELKKAIAADPDNALWRYRYGKLLAANRQDNEAREQLEKAVEYAEKEDPKPRWLWEAHRLYAKALGARKEAVKHWEAFLRDGPRDSAYRGEAKEALKKLGRPWDGP is encoded by the coding sequence ATGTTCAAGGTCGAGTGTCCCGGTTGCAAGGCTCCGTATCAGGTCGACGAGCGTCGGGTGCCACCCAGTGGCCTCAAGATGCGCTGCCCGAAGTGCGGCACGACGTTCAAGGTGGAACCGCCCGCGGTCGACAACCGACGCACGGGACCGAGTCCCGTGCTCGGAGCCAGTCTCGGTATGGACTCGGGTCCAAGTCAGCCGCCTCCGGTGCCCCACCGATCGCGGAAGCCGACCCAGGTTGGCGTTGGTGTCGGCGTCGCGGGATTGGGGCTTGGAACCGCGAAGCCAGCGCTACCACGTCCCGGTGGACCCGCCGCGAAACCTCCGATTCCGAAGCCTGCAGCTCCGAAGCCAGCGCTTCCCGATGTTGATTTTGATGAGCTGGATCTGCCCGCGGTTGGACAACGACGGGACGCGGCCGACTTGCCTGCACCAGCGCGGAAACCCCAAGCAGACTTGCCCGCGGCGGCGCCGCCACGGCCGGGCGTGAGCACCGGGCCGCGGCCTCCGATGGAGTCGTTTGGTGAGGTCGACCTGCCCTCCCTTGGTGGCAGTGGCGCACGCGCGGGAATCGATCTGGGAGTCGATCTCCCGGCGGTTGGACGTGGCGCGGCGCAGCCCGATTTCGAGTTGAACGCGGATTTGCCCGCGGTTGGCGGAGGGAAGCCCAGAGGCGCCAGCTTCGACGCGGATTTGCCCAGCGTAGGTGGCGGAAGGGATTTCGACTTGCCGAGTCCCGCCGGTGGAGGCGCTGATCTTCCAAGCCCTGGTCGTGGCTTTGGTGACATCGACCTTCCGAGCGTGGGGGGAGGGGGTGACCTTCCGAGCCTAAGCAGCAGTGACTTGCCAGCGGTGGGCGGTCGTGGCGGATTCGATCTTCCGTCTCCTCGGGGAAACGATTTGCCGACGCGCGGTGGCGATCTGCCAGCCGTTGCCCGGGGAGGCCGCGGGGGCATCGATCTCCCGTCGCCAGCGGCGGGTCTGCCGAGTCTCGGCGGGGATTTGCCTTCTCCAGCGGCTTCGCTGCCCTCTCCCGCAGCGGGCTTGCCCCAGGTTGCAGCCGGGCTCCCGCAGACCGCGGCTGGACTCCCGCAGACCGCCGCTGGGCTGCCAGTAGTAGGTGGAAATCTACCCACGCCTCACTCGGGGGCGTTCGGCGAGATCGACCTGGGTGGGAGCGTGCCGCCTCCTCGGGCCAGCATGGATAGCCTTCCAGAGATCGGTAGTACGCCTCCGCCTCCGGGAGCTTCTCCGCGCGGAAGCATGCCGTCGGACCCATTCGGAGAGGATCCGTTTGGGGCACCTCCACGGGACAGCGATCCTTTCGGAGCGCCTCCGCCTCGAGATAGCTTTGGAGCGCCTCCGCCTCGAGATAGCTTTGGAGCGCCTCCGCCTCGAGATAGCTTTGGTGCACCGGCGCCGGACAGTTTTGGCTCCCACGCCAGCGACGAAGGATTCGACGACTTCGGCGGTCCTAGTAGCGCGCCCACCTCGGATAACGCGATCACCCGTCAAGCCGGAGGTGGCGTCAGCTACGGCGAGGTCAATCTCGGCGACGAAGGCGGCATGGGTTCGCCAGTCGGGATCGAGGGCGGGGGTGAGGATGACATGGAGTTCGGCGCGATCCCTCAGGAGGATCAGCCCCGACCAAAGCCTGCTCAGCAACCAGCAGGCACTCATGTTCAGCTCCAGGTTGCCAACGCGACCGCCGAAGCGCCCCCGCGCCGCGGTAAGGGCCGCATCTTCCTCGGGCTGGCTGTCGTCGGATTACTCGGTGGCGGTGCGCTCGCGTTGGTGCCCAATGTGGGGCCCTTCGGTGCCTATTGGATCCTCGACCAGGTAAAGAGCGGCGAGTACAAGCAGCTGGTTCAGACCACTGTGAAGAATACTCGCGCGGAAATGGCGAAGGACACTTTCGCCTCCGCGACGACCGCATTCGATGCTGTGGATCGCACTCGGGCGCAACAAGAGCGCGTGAAGCCCTTGGCCGCGTATACCGCGTTTACGGGCTTTCTCAGTTCGCTTCGCTTTGGGGTCGACGCGAAGGTCACTGCGCGAGCGAAGGTGCTGCTCCAGGAGCTGAAGGACGCGACCGACGTCGATCAGCTCGAGCTGGCACGAGCAGCCGAGGCTGCCAGCGATGGCAACCTGGCGCGCGCGCGACAGGTGTTCACTCGCATCAGTCAGCAAGACCCGCAGAACATCGACGCCTTGGCAGCGCTCGGTGAAGTCGAGCTGCTCGCTCAAGACGCGAAAGCGGCCACGGACGTCTGGTCGAAAGCCGTGCAGGTCGAGCAGTCGCCGCGCACGGAGTTCGGACTAGCTCGCGCGAAGCTCCTGGGTGGTGACACCAAAGGCGCCGAGGAGCAGGCCGCGAAGGTATTGAAGCAAAACGCCGAACACGTCGGTGCGCGCATCTTGCTCGCCCGAGCCGCGTGGACCGAGCACAACGAGGACAAGGCTCTCGAGCTGTTGTCGTTCTTGGACAAGGCGGGCAACCCGGCGAGTCCCTCAGAGGTGGTGGACGGCGAGACATTGCGAGGCGACATCCACCTCTCGCGCTCGCGCATCACCCACGCGGAAAAGGCCTATCAGAAGGCCCTGACCATTTCGCCCAAAGCCGCCGGCGCTCTCGCAGGACTTGGTGACGCGCTGTATCGATCTGGGCGCTTCAGTGAGGCCCTGGCGCGATTCAAGGCTGGCGTCGAGGCGGACCCGGACAACGTCGTTGCGTCGATCGGTATCGCAAAGACGCAGATTGCGCTCGAGCGACTGGAGGATGCGAAGGCCATCTTGAAGAAGCTGGCGGTGGCTCATCCGGATGACGCCCGAGTTGGCCTGTGGCTCGCGAAGGCCGAGGACGCCCTTGGTAACCGTCAGGAGGCGGAGGCGGCGTACAAGAAGGCAATTGCTACAGGGAAAAACGAAGTCGCGGTGGTCGACGCCTACATCGGCCTGGCGATGCTGATGAGCCAGCAGGGGCGCAACGAGGAGGCCGAGGAGCAGTTGGCCGCGGCGCAAAAAAAGATGCCCAGCTCGCCAGCCATCTTCAAAGCGCTGGGCGAGGTCTCTCTGGCTCAAGGTCGCTATGAGGAAGCCGTCAAGCAGTTCCAGAAGGCGCTCAGCCTCGACAAGAAGGACATCGGAGCGCAGTTCCGACTGGGCGTTGCGTTTAGGCGCAACCGTGAGTTTGATGCCTCACGGAAACAGTTTGATGCGGTAGCTGAAGTGGACCGCGAGTACCCCGGGTTGGCCCTCGAGCGCGGGCTGCTCTTCGAAGCTGCAGGACAAAGCGAGGAGGCGTTGAAGGAGTACGAGGCCGCGCTCGCCAAGGCACCGGAAGATCCAGATCTCAAGCTGCGCGTGGGTTGCGGCAAGGTGAGCGCCGGACGTGGCGCTCAGGCAGAGAAGATCCTGAAGGAGGTGCTCCAGGTACGTCCGACCTCCGCCGAGACGAACCATTGCCTCGGCCGCGCTTTGCTCCTCAAGGGCAACTCTCTGGCGGAGGCCCTCAAGTCCCTGGAGCGCGCACGCGACCTCGATCCCAACCGCGCGGAGTACCACTTGTACGTCGGCTGGGCCGCAAACGAAGCGGGCAACCCCCGCAAGGCGGAGGAGGCGCTCGCCAAGGCGCTCGAGCTCGATCAGGGACTGGCCGACGCCTACTGGCAACGTGGCGTGTTGCGCTACCGTCAGGGCGCAGTGAAGGACGCAATCGTCGACCTGCAGAAGGCTCTCGAGTTGCGACCCACTCGTTACGAGGCCCACGCGGACTTGGCCGAGGCCTACGATGCGCTCGGCCAGGAGCGCGACGCAATGGAAGAGCTGAAGAAGGCCATCGCGGCGGATCCCGACAACGCGCTCTGGCGCTACCGCTACGGCAAGCTCTTGGCTGCAAACCGCCAGGACAACGAAGCCCGAGAGCAGCTGGAGAAGGCAGTGGAATACGCCGAGAAAGAAGACCCGAAGCCGCGTTGGCTGTGGGAGGCTCACCGCCTCTACGCGAAGGCGCTCGGCGCACGCAAGGAGGCGGTGAAGCACTGGGAGGCCTTCTTACGCGACGGACCGCGCGACTCAGCTTACCGTGGGGAAGCCAAGGAAGCCCTCAAGAAGCTCGGCCGACCTTGGGATGGCCCCTGA